CGCGCGAGGTCCGCGAACGACCGTTCCCCGGTCACGTCGGCCAGCGCGCCCAGGGCCCAGCCGATGCCGGTGGAGCCGTGTGCGAACCCGCTGATGCCCTCCGGCCAGTTCGGCGCGGGCCACCGCGCCAGGCCGCCCTCGACCACCGCGTCGGCCAGCAGCCGGCGGCCCGCCGCCACCGCCTGGTCGACGTGCCGGGGGTCCCCGGTCCGCTCGGCCAGCGCCAGCACCGGCACGATCGCGCCCGCCGTGCCGATGAGCAGGTCGGGCCCCTCGCTCGCGGCGATGGCGGCCGGCACCTGCCGGGCCAGGAACTCCGCGTCGCCGACGGTGTCCAGCCCGAGCCGGTCCAGGTCGAGCCAGCACCGGATCTGCGAGCCCAGGCCGATGTAGGAGCCGACCGGGTCGGGGCGCCGCCGGGTGTGCTCGGCCTGCTCCGCCCACCACACCTGGGTCAGCCGCGCGGTGCGCACGGTGCCGTCCAGCAGCTCGTCGAGCCCGTCCACGGCGTCCGCCCGCCCGGCCGCGACCTCGCGCAGGTAGCCGGCCAGGAGCACGGCGACGCCCAGCGTGCCGCCGTACAGGTCCGGGGTCAGCGGCGTGGTCTGCCAGCCCGTGCGGTCCAGGACCGGCGCGAACCAGGTCACCGTGCCGTCGTCGCCGCGCACCGCCTCCGCGGCCAGCTCCCGCAGCAGCCCCGCGGCCAGCGCCCGGCGGCGGCGGTCCAGGTCGGCGGGGTCCGGCTCCGGCGCGGTCATCCGCTCGACGTCGGGTTCGCCGCCCTGGTTGAGGTAGGCGCTGACCAGCGCGGCGTGCGTGACGCGGCGCTCCAGCCCCAGGTCGGCGGTGCGCCAGTCGCGCAGCGCGAGCTCGACCTGGTCGACGAGCGGGCCGCACAGCTGGTCGCCCGGCGTGCGCAGCCTGCCCTCGGCGGGCGTGGTGGTGAACACCGGGATGTCGCCCACCAGCAGGTCCGCCACCTCGGCGCGGTGCACGTCCGGGTCACCGGGGCCGCGCGTGTTCATCGAGTGCCTGGCGAGCAGCGCGCGGGCCCGCAGCTCGGCGGTGTCCTGGTCGTGCAGGGCGGTCGGGTGCCACAGCATCCGCGCCAGTTCGGTGTAGGACTCGGTGTCGCGCACGATCACCCGCACCACGCAGTCGGCGAACCCGGCCAGCAGCGGCGCGAGCCCGCCCGCGTCGTCGAGCCGGGTGATCCGGGCGGCCATCTCGTCGAACCCGGCCACCACCCGGGGCCAGTGGCGGACCAGCCGGGGGCTCGGGCTCGGCAGGTTGCGGGTCGGTGCCATCCGCTGCGGCACGATCGCCATGCGCGCGGTGTCCGTGCCCGCGCCCACCAGCTCCGGCAGGCCGAGCGAGGGCTGCTCGCCGGGCAGGCCGCCCATGGCCGAGCCGTCCACGCCGCGCCAGCCCAGGCCCGCGCCCCGGCCGGGCAGCAGACCGGTGCGCAGCACGGTGCCGTTGAGCTGCTCGGCGACCCGGTCGGTGGCCTCGCCCGCACCGGTCGGCGGGTGCGGCGGGCGGGGCGTGAAAACGCTCTCGCAGTCCACCACCACGGGCACCGGCCCGTGGGCGATGATGTTCTCCCCGTGCAGGTCGGTGCCCGCGACCAGCCGCATCACGGCCAGCCAGTGCCCGAGGTTGCGGTAGAACGCGTCCAGCTCGTCGTCGGACGCGCAGTGCAGGTGCGCCACGTGCTCGGCCCACCCGTACCCGTCCAGGGCGATCGCGCGGGGCACCCGGATCGGGTGCTCGTCGCCGGCGGTCAGCGCGGCCAGCAGTTCGGCGAGCCGGAGGTCGACCCGCATGGGACGCGGCTTGTGGACGACCGTGCCGCCGGTGCAGCGCAGCAGCGCCACGGTGTGCCCGCCGCGGTGGCTGTCGCCCGCGCCGAACCCGACCTCGCGCAGCTCGCCCGGCTCCTCGCCGAGCAGCTCGTGCAGCAGCGGCCGGTCGGCGGCGAAGCGGCGGGCCGTCGTGACGACGGCGTCGACCCGGTTGTCCACGACGGCGCGCAGGCGGGTGACGAGCTTCGGGTAGTGCGCGGTCAGGCCGTCCCAGTACGCGGGGCGGGACGCGTCCGCGACGAACTCGGCCCAGCGGCCCGCCGGGTCCGGCGCGGTGAGCCGCCCGGTGACGCGGGCGGCGTTCAGCTCCAGGACGAGCACCCGCAGCACCTTGCGGCGCAGGGTGTCGAGCAGGGCGTCGCGGGCGGCGTCGAGCACGACGCCCGCCTCCGCGGCGCCGAGGTCGGCGACCTCGGCCAGGTGAGCGGCCGCCCGGTCCAGCGCCGGGTCGATCAGCCAGTCCAGGGTCCGGTCGAGCCCGCCGACCTCGTCGTGTGCCATCGTCAGCAGCACAGTCCCGGGCGGGACGCGGTGCAGGCCGAGCACCGGCTGCCGGGCGGGTTGCACGCCACGATGTCGCCCTCGGCGAACTCGCCGTTGGCGAACAGGGGCCCCGCCGGGTTGTCCAGGTCGTCCAGGCCGGCCCGCCAGCGGGCCACCATCTCCTCGGCGTCGAGCAACACGGCCGTGGTCATGAGCGCTCCTCTCCTCAGGGGAGCCGGAGTGTAGGAACGCGCCGCACACGTGCCCGCACACAAGGACCGCGGGTGTCACCCGCTCGGCCACGCGCCGGCGTCGCCGCGCCGGACCGCCTCGTACAGCTCGCGCGTCGCCGCGCTGGGCGCCACGCCCAGTTCCGCGTCGAGCACCCGCACCAGCCGCTGGTAGGCCGCCAGCGCCTCCGTGCGGCGGCCCGAGGCGGCGAGCGCGCCGACCAGGTGGTGCCACAGCCGCTCCCGCAGCGGGTGCTCGACCACCAGGCCGGCCAGCGCGGGCACCAGCTCGTCGTGCGACCCGAGCGCGAGCCGCAGCCCGACCAGGTCCTCGATCGCGTCCAGCCGCTGCTCGTCCAGCACCGCCACGTCGGGCCGCACGGCCTCCGGCACCGGCACCCCGTGCATCACCGGTCCCCGCCACAGCGCCACCGCCTCCGCCAGGCGCCCCGCGGCCGCGTGCTGCGCGCCGTGCCCGCGCAGCTCCCGACCTTCGCGCACGAGCCGCTGGAACAGCGTCACGTCCACCCCGTCGGGCGGGGCGACCAGGGCGTACCCGTCGTGCGAGGTGACGATCCCGGGCTGGTCGGGTCCGCCTGCCCGGAGCAGGCGGCGCAGCTCCGCCAGGTGCGTGCGCACGTTGGCGGCGGCCGACACGGGCGGCCTGCCCGGCCACAGCGCGTCGATGAGCCACTCCAGCGGCAGCGCCCGGTTCGCCCGGACCGCGAGCACGCCGAGCAGCACCCGCACCATCCGCCGCGCCGGCCGGCGCGACACCCCTCCGGCCGCCACCACCGGCCGACCCAGCACCAAGACCGCCACGCGACACCCCCAGCCGGGTGGTGAGGCCCCGCCGTACCAGGCGGGGCGCTTCCCGAGGTACCGCCGGGCCGCCGTCACCGCGGTCCGGCGGAGGTGCGGGCCGGCTGCGCGCCGCTTCGAGTGGTCGACGTGCGCGAGTTGCCGGACCCGACGCTCCGTCGTGCGTGACTAACCGCAGGAGGCCGTGACCGGAAGTGACGTGCGCTCGGGCGTCACCGCGCGGAAGGTGTTGGTCACGGTGCCGGCGCAGGGGTACGTGGCGGTGCCCACGCCGGTCGCGAGCACGTGCCAGACGCCGGTGTTCGGGTCGAGGCGCTGGACCGCGACCTCGTCGTCGTAGATGGTGACCGGTTCGCCGCCGGACACGCCGCGGCACACGGTGTAGCCACGGCCGACGATCGTGGCTCCGGACTGGGTCGCGTTGGCCTTGGCGCTGCACGTGACCGCCGAGGCGGAGGCGGGTGCGGCGACGAGGGCCGCCGCGGCGGTCGTGGCGACGAGCAGCGCGCGCCAAGCGGGTGACGGGGCGGTCGGCATCGGGACCTCCGGGGCTTCGTGACGGGGGATCAGATCGTCGTGGAGCGCCGCGCGGGGTGGAACCGCTGATCGACGCAGCGCCGGCTGCAAGTTTTCGGACCCGTGCCCCGGCAGGACCGTCACGGTCGACGGGGACGACCCGCTCGACGCAAGCGATGGATACCGAACGCGGTGCGGCGCGCGTCGGCCGACCTGTCGGCGGCGGTGCGCACGTCGGCGAGCGCGGTGCGGTCCTCACCCCGGCGGCGGCCGGAGACGGGACCGGCGGGGGTCACCGGCGTGCGTGACGCGGCCCGCGGTGGCGGGTCGGCCTCTCGGCGGCGCAGCCGACGATCACCAGTCCGGCCAGCAGCGGCAGGAACATGGCCCCCTCGACCGCCAGGGCGCACGTGAGTGCGGTCCACAGCAGCAGTCTCATGCCAAAAGGCTAGGGAGATGCGCGTCACAAGAGTAGTGAATTTGGGCAAATCTTGAGGTAGTGGGCTCGCCGGCCGCAGAACTGCGGTCGGCGACGCGGCGGTCGCGGTCGGCGACCACCACCCGGCCGGCGGTCACGGCCCGGTTGCGAACCACCCGACCCGATCTTCTTGTCGGACCCCGTGGCTAGCCTCCCCGCCATCACCGTCGCACATCGATTCGCAGGAGGAACCGTGGGCTGGCTGGACGCCGCATCCGGGTACCAGGTGCGGCTCGGGGAGAACGGGCGCGTCCAGTGCCGCAACGGCAAGGGCAAGCTGCTCTCCTCCGTACCCGCTTCGCTGAAGGACGACGCGCAGGTCGTGCGGTTGCGCCAACTCGCCGAGTGGCTGACCCGTCACGAGGCCGAGTGCCTGGCCGCTGTGGACGGCTGGATGACGCGCTCGCTGCCGGTGCCCGTCGCCCTGGTCGCCGAGGCGTGGGCGGACGCGGCGTGGGCCGCGGTGCTGCGCGACCTGGTGGTCACCGCGGGCGACGAGACCGGGTTCCTGCGCGACGCCGACCCGGAGCGCGGGCTCGGCGTGGTCACCCTCGACGGCGAGACCGCGCGCGTCGCCGCCGACGTGGTGCACGTGCCGCACCCCGTGCTGCTGGACGACCTGGAGGAGCTGCGCGAGTTCGGCGCGGAACTGGGCGTGGAGCAGAAGGTGCAGCAGCTGTTCCGGCAGACCTTCGAGCGGCCCGAGCCCGCCTCCCTGACCGGCAAGTCCTCCGTGGACGACTTCTCGGGCGGGAAGTTCGAGCAGCTCAACCACGCGCTGGGCCGGTGCCGCACGCTCGGCTACCCGGTGCGCGGCGGCTCCGCGGTGTACTCCGCCTTCGAGGACGGGCGGGTCGTGGAGGCCCGCTACTGGCTCGGCTCGGACTACCCCGAGGGCGAGACGTGGACCGGCGAGCTGCGCTGGGCGCTGGAGGACGGAACCGCGCTGGCCCTCACCGACGTCGGACCCGTCGCGTGGTCCGAGGGGATGCGCATGGCCTCGGCGATCCACGCCGGGCGCGTCGTCGAGGAAGCGGTGCCCGCGTGAACGAGAAGCAGCTCATCGCCGCCGGAGCCGTCCTGCCCGGCGCGGTCGCCCAGGGCGAGGACCGGGACACCGTCACCGCCCGCCACTACACCCACCCGGCCCTCGACGACCGCGTCGTGGTGCGGCTCGTGCCCGCCGTGCTCGGCGAGGTCGAGGACCTCACCTGCGAGTACCTCGGGTTCGACGCGCCCGTGCGCACCGCCGACGTCGGCACCGGCCGCCGCAGCGCCCTCGGCTTCCCCGCGTGGGCCCTGGTCAACGACCCCGCCAACGCCCACCACGCGCTCAACCTCGTCAAGGACGTCGAACGCCTGGCGCGCACCGCGAAGTCCCGCGCCGGCGCCGCGAAGGACGGCTTCACCGCGCTCGGCGACATGCTCGGCCGGTCCGCGCCCCACTTCCTGCCCACGTTCTACGAGCAGGCCGGGCGGATCTTCCTCCAGCACGGCAACACCACCTACGCGGCGAGCATGTTCGGCAAGGCCCGCGAGGCGGAGGAGGTGCACGACCTCGCCGTCGACCCGGAGCGCACCCGCGAGGTGTTCCTGGAGTTCGCCTTCGCCGGCGCGCTCACCGCGAAGGCGCTGTCTGCGCACGCCAAGGGCCTGGCCCGCAAGCACGACGCCCACGCGGCCTACGAGCTGTTCTTCACGCTGTGCGTGGAGCGCACCCGCGGCGGCCTGCCGCCCTACACCGGTATGCCCGAGGACCTGCGCCGGTTGGCCAAGGCGGCGAAGCGCGTGCTGCGGGAGGAGGACGAGCGCCTGCTGCGCGCCGTGCTGGACAGCACCGCGATCGGCAGCGCGGGCGCCGGGTTCTGGAAGTCCTACCGCGACTCCCTGGTCGCGCTGGCGCTGCGCGAGCCGGACGTGCGGGCGCGGCTGCTGGAGTTCGTGCCGGACTCGACCGCCGCGCTCGACACGTGGTTCGACGTCCTGGAGGGCTGCGGCGCGACCGGGGAGCTGGTCGCGCCGACGAGCGGCGCGAACCCGGCCGAGTGGCTGTCGGGCGTGGTCAAGGTGCGCACGTCGGGCTGGCGCGGCGTGCACCGCTCGACGACCCTGCTGGACCTGGCCGCGCGCATGGCGGACCGGCTGGTCGCCGACGGCGTGCCGGTGCGGGTGCTGCGGAACTGGCGGCAGGGCGAGCTGGACCTGCTCGACCTGCTGGTGGAGCGCGGTGTCCCGATCGCCGACGTCGAGCGCGGCGGGCAGCAGCTGGACGTGGGCGGCTGGGTGAAGGACGAGGAACCCGGCCGCCGCGACCTGGTCGCGCTCGCCGGTTCCGAGCGCTTCGGCCCGGGCCTGGGCCGGGGCCTCGCCGCCCACCTGCGCGCGCACGCCCGGTCCGTCACCGTCAACCGGGACGTCCTGCTGGACGCCCTCGCCGTGCCGGGCCTGCGCACCGCCCTGCGGGACTGGCTCACCGCGCGCGCCGCCGACGTGACCGCCGCCGGGCTGCCCGACCTGTACCGGCACCTCGACGAGCTGGCCCCGTTGCAGGTGCCCGAGGCGTACGTCGACGTGCCCGGGGCGGCCGAGGCCGTGGCCCGCACCGACGTGGCCGCCGCGCTGCACCGCACGCTGCGCGCGGGCCTGTTCGACGAGCTGGGCTGGCCCGCCCTGGAGGAGGCGGTGGCCCGGCTCCTCGACGGCGGGGTGAAGGACGAGCCGATCGCCATCGCCGGCGAGGGCTGGCCGGCGCTGGTCCTCTCCCGCGGCGACCGGTTCGTCGTCGTCGGCCCGGACGGCGTCCTGGCCGAGCACGTCTCGCGCATCCCGGCCGACCGGAGGCCGACCTGGCGCGGCGCGAACGCCTCCTGGTTCGACGGCGTCCTGCTGGTCACCTGGCACGCCGAGGAGGGCGAGCTGGGCTACTGGAGCGACGCCCCCGAGCGGATCTTCGCGGTGACGGGGAAGGACCGGTACGGCTGGCGGCCCGACGTGCCCCACCCGTCGATCGCGCTGCCCGGCGGCGGCCGGTTCAGCGGCTCCCGGGTCGTGCACCCCGGTGACACGTCGCCGCCGCAGGCGCGCGACGCGCACGGCGACGGCACGACCGTGTGGACCACCGACCACGACGGCGAGCTGCGCTGGCGCGAGGTGGACCCGGCGACCGGCGCGATGGGCCGCGCGAGCAGGCCCCGGTTCCTGGAGGACTTCGCCGAGGACGGCGCGCGCGTCGACCTGTCCCGCTGCGACCTGCGCCCCGCCGCGCCCGGCACCGAGCACAGCCCGCTGGGCTTCGCCGACGGCCTGCACGGCTGGCGCGTGCGCCACGAGGCGGACGGCTCGTGGACCGGCGAGGGCGTCGACGGCCGCCGCGTGCGGCTGGCGAAGCGCGAACCCGTCGGACTGCTGCGGCTCCCGGGCTCGGAGGTCGCGCTGACCGGCCGGGGCGACTCCGTGTCGTTCGAGGACGGTGACGGGACCGTGTGGGGCACGGTGTCCGCGCTCGCCCAGCGACCGCCGTACGCGATGGGCACGCCGTTCGTGCCGCCCAGGGACTGGTGGCACGCCCTGCGCCCGCGCGACGAGGCGGGGTCGGCCGCGCTGCGCGCCGTCACCCGCGAGGCCGTGGAGGCGATGATGGCCGCCGCCGACGCCACCAAGCCGGTCGCCGCCCTCGACCGGCTGGCCGCGCTGCGCCGCGGTGAGCACGACGAGTACACCCGGACCATCACCGACGCGCTGCCCGGCCTCACCGACCCGGCCCTCGTCGTCGGCGTGTGCGACGTGGTCCGCCGCGCGGCCGAGGTCCGGCGTTCCTACCGCCGCTACGCCGAGGTCGCCGAGGCCGCCCGCGCGGTCGAGTCGACCTTCGCGCCGACCGGGCCCGCGGTCACCGAGACCGCGCTGCTCACCGCGCTGGACTGGATCGGCGAGCACTGGCGCAACTCCGACAACCGGACGCCGACCCCGCTGCCCGAGGTGCTGGCCGCGCTGGCCGCCGCCGCCGCCGATCCGCCGCGCGCCCGGCGGGCGCTGCCCGCCATCGACGGGGAGTCCTGGTTCAAGGCGCTGCCGCACCTCCCCGCGCTGGCCTACCGGGCGGCTTCCCCGCTCACCCCGGACGACGAGCGCGGACCGCTGGTGCAGGTGCTGCGCTGGGTCGCCGGCTCCGGCCTGGCCGACGCGCCCGGCCGCTGGCGCGTGGTCGCGGTGCAGGTGCCCGGCAAGCACGAGTCGCCGCACCACCGGCTCGTGCCCGTCGGCGACGGCTTCACCGCCCTGTCCGAGGTCAACTGGTCCTCCGACGGCAACCGCTACGGCGGCCTCCAGTACAGCCCGAGCGGGAACTTCGCGCTGCCCGAGGACTGGCGGCTCCTGTCCTCGGCGGTGGTCGACCACGGGTTCGGCGCGGAGCGGATCGGGCGGTTCGCGGACCTGCTCGCCGAACGCGGTCCGGCGCCGTGGTCGGCCGACGCGGTGGGCGCGCTCGTCGAGCGCACCGGCCTGAGCACGGCCGAGGCGACCGTGCTGCTGGCCGGCATGCCCAACGTCGCCCGGTACGGCAACACCCTGCTGACCACCGAACAGCGGCGCCTGGTCGGCCTGTCCCCGGCGGGCGCCAAGGCGGGCAAGGACCGGCTGCGGCGGTCGGACCGCAACCTCCGGCTCGAACTGCTCGCCGCCGCCGTGCCCGCCGACCCGGCCGACCTGTGGGAACGCGGCCCGGACGTCGACGCCGTCGCCGCCCGGTGGGTCGCCGAGCACGGCCTGCGCACGCCTGTGCCGGACGACGTGCTGGCCGACGCGGTGAAGCTGCTCGCCACCGGCGGCGCGGCCGAGCACATCGCCGGCGTCATCGACCCCGAGCGGACCGACTGGCTGACCCGTGACGCGGACATCCGCTGGAAGGACAACTCCCTGCAGGCGCACCGCCGGGGCGGGTTCGGCGGGCACCACCTGAACGTGGTCGCGCAGGTGCTGCTGTTCCTGGCGCACCGCCTGCCGGCCGGCTCGCCGCTGCGCTCGGCGCTGCCCCGGGCGCTGGAACTGGCCCGCGACCGCACCGAGGACCCCGGCTTCGCCGTGCAGATCGGCCACTACACCTCGGCCGACGACCTGACCGCGCTGCTCGGCATCGACAAGCCCGCGCCGGGCGAGGTCGTGCGGCACCGGCCGTGGCTGGAGGTGTGCGGGGTCAACGACCACTACTGCCGCCTCGGCCTGCGCCCCGGCCTGCTCGCCGTCGGCGACGGCGAGCAGCTGGCCGCCGTGCTGACGACCACCGGCTCCACCTCCGTCCTCGACCAGCTCCGCCTGCTGCACGACGACGCGGTGACCGCCGCGTGCGCCGTGACCGCGCCCGAGGGCGTCGACCCGGCCGCGTACTTCCAGGACCCGACGGTGTCCGTGCCGCACCTGGTCGGCGAGGTCGCGGAGCGGTTCGCGCTGTCCGAGGACGCCGCCGCGCTCTACCTCCAACTGCTGGCGCTGCCCGACCCGACCGACGCGAACGTGGCGCGGTGGACCGGGTGGAAGCCCGCCCGGCTGAAGAAGGCCCGCGCCGAGCTGGGCGCGACCGACCTGGTGCTGACCGCCAAGCGGGCCCGCGCCGGCCGGTCGCTGTTCCTGCCCGGCGGGTGGCTCGCGCTCGGCGCGCCGCACCTGCCGGTCGAGTCGTGGAAGGCCCCGATGTTCGGCTTCACCACCCGCCCGACCTGGGTCGTCGTGCCCCTCGAACCGGTCGCCGACCTGTTCACCCGCGCCTGGCGCCGGGTGCTCGACGGCGACGCCCCCGCCTACGAGGAACTGAAGACCGGAGGACGCAGGTGACCACCGCTGCCCCGAGGCAGGTCGAGCCCGCCGAGGACGCGCACCGCGAGGAGCTGGCCTTCCTCGCCGCCCACGATGACGGCCCCCGCCCACCGGGCTGGCGGCTCACCCCGCGCGCCGTCGTCACCTTCGTCATGGGCAGCGGCGATGCCCTGGCGCTGCCGAAGAAGGTCGCCGGCCTGCCGCAGCGGCTGGTGATCAGCCGGAAGTTCGTCGGCGAGCGGGCCCTGGTGGAACGCGCCGTGGTCACGCTCGCGG
This region of Saccharothrix longispora genomic DNA includes:
- a CDS encoding DUF4132 domain-containing protein, which produces MGWLDAASGYQVRLGENGRVQCRNGKGKLLSSVPASLKDDAQVVRLRQLAEWLTRHEAECLAAVDGWMTRSLPVPVALVAEAWADAAWAAVLRDLVVTAGDETGFLRDADPERGLGVVTLDGETARVAADVVHVPHPVLLDDLEELREFGAELGVEQKVQQLFRQTFERPEPASLTGKSSVDDFSGGKFEQLNHALGRCRTLGYPVRGGSAVYSAFEDGRVVEARYWLGSDYPEGETWTGELRWALEDGTALALTDVGPVAWSEGMRMASAIHAGRVVEEAVPA
- a CDS encoding AfsR/SARP family transcriptional regulator, producing MAVLVLGRPVVAAGGVSRRPARRMVRVLLGVLAVRANRALPLEWLIDALWPGRPPVSAAANVRTHLAELRRLLRAGGPDQPGIVTSHDGYALVAPPDGVDVTLFQRLVREGRELRGHGAQHAAAGRLAEAVALWRGPVMHGVPVPEAVRPDVAVLDEQRLDAIEDLVGLRLALGSHDELVPALAGLVVEHPLRERLWHHLVGALAASGRRTEALAAYQRLVRVLDAELGVAPSAATRELYEAVRRGDAGAWPSG
- a CDS encoding type 2 lanthipeptide synthetase LanM family protein, producing MAHDEVGGLDRTLDWLIDPALDRAAAHLAEVADLGAAEAGVVLDAARDALLDTLRRKVLRVLVLELNAARVTGRLTAPDPAGRWAEFVADASRPAYWDGLTAHYPKLVTRLRAVVDNRVDAVVTTARRFAADRPLLHELLGEEPGELREVGFGAGDSHRGGHTVALLRCTGGTVVHKPRPMRVDLRLAELLAALTAGDEHPIRVPRAIALDGYGWAEHVAHLHCASDDELDAFYRNLGHWLAVMRLVAGTDLHGENIIAHGPVPVVVDCESVFTPRPPHPPTGAGEATDRVAEQLNGTVLRTGLLPGRGAGLGWRGVDGSAMGGLPGEQPSLGLPELVGAGTDTARMAIVPQRMAPTRNLPSPSPRLVRHWPRVVAGFDEMAARITRLDDAGGLAPLLAGFADCVVRVIVRDTESYTELARMLWHPTALHDQDTAELRARALLARHSMNTRGPGDPDVHRAEVADLLVGDIPVFTTTPAEGRLRTPGDQLCGPLVDQVELALRDWRTADLGLERRVTHAALVSAYLNQGGEPDVERMTAPEPDPADLDRRRRALAAGLLRELAAEAVRGDDGTVTWFAPVLDRTGWQTTPLTPDLYGGTLGVAVLLAGYLREVAAGRADAVDGLDELLDGTVRTARLTQVWWAEQAEHTRRRPDPVGSYIGLGSQIRCWLDLDRLGLDTVGDAEFLARQVPAAIAASEGPDLLIGTAGAIVPVLALAERTGDPRHVDQAVAAGRRLLADAVVEGGLARWPAPNWPEGISGFAHGSTGIGWALGALADVTGERSFADLARAAAAHDRASYSEEHGGWPDPRAPGVVAAAWCHGAVGVGLATDDPEVLRRAAASGLRDGTGWTHTLCHGDLGTWELLTRALAEGVAPDGLTREGLDARVIGSLEAHGAVTGLAREVFSPSVMSGTGGIAHQLLRMHPDCDLPSVLLPGGGRR
- a CDS encoding DUF6229 family protein, whose protein sequence is MTTAVLLDAEEMVARWRAGLDDLDNPAGPLFANGEFAEGDIVACNPPGSRCSACTASRPGLCC